In the genome of Aedes aegypti strain LVP_AGWG chromosome 2, AaegL5.0 Primary Assembly, whole genome shotgun sequence, the window TTCCGGCATTCACTCGGGCCGGATATGTTTGCGAGGGAGAGAGAGAAAGAATGTGGGCGGCTGATAGGTTACATGTTGGATAATTTATGCATGCCAGTCAGTCGTGATGATAATTGAAGCTGCTGTCTGATGGCTCTGAAGGGAAAACACGTGCACACCTACTATCAGAACGGTAAACTCTGTTGAAAAGGGATGAATGAAGGTGTGGCGATGGAAAATGATTCATGAGTAGAAGTTTGGAATTTTCCTTCCATTGATCTGCACTGATTCTGGGTAATGCCGCTTGGAGATGTGTGGTTGTGGGATTCCCATTGTTACTCTATAAATGTTTTCTGTAGTATATGTCTACCTTTCCCTAATGATAATCGTTCTTTTCAATTCTATAGATTGATAATTTGGAGGACAATTTCAAGAACTTTACGCTTGATTACGAAAACTCGCTGACAACTCAAACAAAGGCCAACAAAGTTTATGAAGCCCGATTGGAACATTACCAGATGAAACTGGACGAAGCCAATAGGTTGGGAAGCATGATCTTATATCATATCAATTATTCTCATCTAATCATATAATCTACTACTATCCAGCCAAATCGAATCGCATGAAACCGACTGTCAACTTCTAAAGGAATGGAATGTTCGTTTGGCCAACGAGCTGGCGCAGGTAAAGGGAGCTTACCAGGGCACGTATACTTTTCGGATGCGACGGTTTTTGGGCACTCTACCAAGGAGACCCGGATTTTATGTGCAATACTTTCTCTATCTGTTTGTCCGAGATGCGCCTTTACCCCGGAGGCCGAGCTATGAGAAACGAGAGTTTGGACGAATGATTGCTGCCTATCCGTATGCTGGTGGATTGTAGGAAGTGTGTTCCGTGTGttaattgattattttattttcttgcgTTTTTGAGAATAGAATATTATATTTGTAGGATATGAAaccaaataacatttttttacggATTTGTTTACTATCacatgatatatttgcactGAAGTAATCATGAATGACGTATGTAGGTTCAACATCAAAAATGGTCCATACAAAATCAATGATGTGCAAATATTACATTATTCCCGTACAAAATTATGTTCCGTTTACTCCCGTTTTTTTGCCTTCCCGTTCAATATCCTATGCTTTTTATAAATACTATCACGTTGGAACACTTAATGAATATAAATATGGAAGAATTCTCCAAATCCGATAGCCCGTTCTTAAGCCATGtgtcatacaaacaccattccatttttacttATATAGATAATCAcccttatttttgtttacggtGAATCCAACTTTGAATCGAAACCTgttcgttcgaatccacggCACACTTGATTATGCTGACGTGAACGggaatgcaaaacggttttcgatcgaaagtgcattcgaacgtaaacaaggtTAGGGCATAATAATAATAGTCATAATTTACTCATACACgctcattcttgtttacggcggatccaactttcgattgaatcctattcgttcgaattCATAACCCACTTGATTTTGTTGGCGTAAACGAGAATACAAAACGATTTTTGATCTTAGAGAATTTAGATTTAGATTTTTGATCTTAGAAATATAAATTACATCAAGGAGGTGTTCCAGCAGGCGAATTctggcgcgtattttcttcgaagagaagactTGCTAGTCAGTTATGGAAGAAAAtgtcttctcttcgaagaaattgtgcGTCGGTATTCGCCTACAGATATGAATactgctccacaccgctcattcgattctagatcaaatttcgagtttcctcctaaaatttgagctcgtttggatgaaaattgagtCTGCACAAACCCTTCAGtatttagcgttagcgtagttacggtatacttcgtagattggatactagcaacattcatgtttctttttaataatctcatcctgactactttcaagaacaaggcaggggagtataccttgttcaaatcataaacaagaatactaaaagcatgaatatcgctattcccggccacgcccatctttaccgtaacttgggataggggaaggaaatgttgatgtagcacttacttaatgagaggccaccgactcagcgacaccctcataagtgctacggagttggaggttggggaaggtatattgtcaggattcgcctagaaagctggcgatagaccataaatatttgttgtttaagcgttttcaaattaatcttttgaatgccggcaatcaaaagagaaaataatagcttatttatagtataaatagtgtttcgcgaaatgcttgtcgattgtgcagtaatatttttgctcaataaccagtaaaaagcaaaaccgatccctccagggtcatcggattgtataaaataacgatacgcgtaaaaaaaaaaatcacgcctattgaaaaactgtactgtgtccattgaaaaactgtactgggtagtactgtatttttagataatcgaaaaacgaaaggaaacgcgttcgaactaaacaccctaggataacacagtcggtttttctgctcaaaattatacgaaaagcagaatcgatccctccagggtcatcgaacggttaaaaagcaaccacaaccgattgttagttgcgcaacacccgcccggacagaatgcgcaactccgaaaataacattttctgttcaagaaacgatcagaagttccacgacgcggacaaaaacgatccggaaggctcacaaaagaaaaagtatcatactggaacaaactcaccggattgattctctaaatttatgtgctgcctgtcacttccggatggttcggtgaacttagggcagccaaaaaccaacagtactgaggacaaaaatcaaacaaatcactttttcatttttcacttttcactattccatttctgaatgtaaaaactgtcctgcttgggcttcacgaagcactacccagcaagacgctccaaaacagaaaaaaaaacaaaaaagtaagaggttgtttccgagatacgaccgccaagttgacgttggataacgttagcttcttctatttactgatttaggaccgtcacgaacttatggaagatttacctagaaatctaaaaatctaatcaattttcaaactatttgttgcatgtcaattctgatctattatggatattgagtgttattatttggttggttcggttaacacttcaacaccgatagaaccggtcgatggaagaagcaTGGGCgataacttttgctctccaaataaacagagaaagagttttgggtgatctgtttgtagtatgaaaatgatgtccgtaatagggaatgcatcaccaaactcgcaactaatcaatgatcatgactgcgataattgacaagaaaattatgaatgaaatggatcacttgggaaatgcgaccgttccttatgaataatcccagagataatcatattctttagtccttacatttaatagacggaaataatatccttaggggccatccatttattacataaaggttcatggggggagggggtttcagatttctcacgcgccatacaatttatattttaatttatttttgtttctatacaaaaatcagagggggctgtgtacaagacccgattgcatgacgttaactacgctgcgtcctcggaaacagcctcaaattgccgtattgtcaattattcgtaataaatcaattattgtatgatggaatgagatgaattaagagattatagcaagtatgtggtaaacacattagggaatattatacaaataactcttaaaaacacatttgtgggctctgaaaagggccgattgaattgttgaatttgcgtaacacggacacattttgacggcgcactggtttcaatcctcctcgcctgatgagatttgcggtgcggatgacgatgtgcgcttcaacaagcggctttggtcgattttcttcagccatctcgtacaaattagggaatattacacggacggtgacggctgtgccgctcgatctaatgaaccagaatgaccgcgctagcctcccgcatggcaatgacagcggagcactggctggtagcgacgatttctgaccgaaaacgattatgctggctggtgcactcaaataagcggcttcagttgctgcggctccgaaatgcatggttcttcggttctaatgcgtgttgtattcgcgtcctattgaaaactgaactgaggacgcgaatgactctcgaaatttgctcgccgaccgtgttcacagtctgacggcaaaaagaagaatgagggaagaagcagggtgcggtgcgcttttatagtgggaagcggaaccgaaaaatgtgcttgaacgtgattggttagataagaaaggggtcaacgttttacggaatttcaatagtttgttgctaataatcaatagtgtcctccatttgaatcgacgcgtagataaatttccaatcgattcatggataaatattgaaaatctatcgataaatgactgagttattagcggtcaaaacctgaccatttttcgttacatgctcaatttttcgtttttctgaattgtacccttatatgttgccgtaagacgttatccaacgtcaaaaaaatctccagcgacgaaaacacgcgcgaaatcgcgagcaaaatctatcggacgacgcaaaaccgaactcgacgatatggggctctgcagtgttttgattttgcatgggattttgacgtttactggccttgttgtttacaaattttgtgaagGGGTGAAAGAGAGAgtaagatttttgtgcagagccccattgcaCTAAAAATCCACAAACCCTTCagtatttatataaataactaCACTCTTAAcaataatggaaattactgtggacgtaattcatagtctgactgaatgacacatgatgtaaataataaaacgacacaaaaatgtgtccttgaagatgtattgaacaaaaaatgtaattttacacgttaaAGGAGACGAAAACGATGTCACTAAGAtcggcatttcccgaatcagacgctgtggtatttgaaatgtgacataaattcacgtcatacggctcgcttcttttaagtgcatccaaaagacgtaaaatcacataattttttcggagtgtgtatgGGGAAAACAAGcaatgcacactgggccaggaacaTAATTTATCCAGACAAAACCTTTAGCGCTTTAGGTGTGCATTTTCTCGGCTTGGTATCTGAGGAAACttgttttggttttatttgTTCTATTTTTGATAACAGAAGTTAGTTGGCAATTTCATCACATAGGTGGCGCTTCGatgtttttcaagtttttggcaaagttttaGAACGACAAGTTGTTGAAGACACAAGAGTTCAAGGACTTAAAATGACCGTCGTGCGCATTTCCATTAATTTTAGATTTCAGAAATATATCCGTTACCACAATGcattaaagcaaaaaaaaaccttggaaTTGGAAAGGGTGGAGCTTCAAGAATACATTACAAATAGCCACTGGATGACCATGGATTAGTTTTTAGACTCCCGTAATAGcgatgagatgcatcgaaaagggaGTCAATGTCACcacctaggcccaatgtcactaCCACTTATATAATCAACTTAAAGAACAAATAAATCCAAGATAAGTCTCCGAATtcaggggggtctgtagccttgaggttacgctttcgcttcataagcggaaggtcatgggttcgattctcagcccctccacaaaaaacccgtccagccaccagaagacgcctcacggaggaccgtgctttcgggagcacatccatcctccgtcagtatcagatggtgactgaaacaaactgaccctcttcgcctcactaatagcagagctctctcctacctgctcggtgtgagagtaaaagagtaggagagagtgaaactagatgtaaatatagataagttgaaaatagatctgtatcgataaagaagctacagatcaactgagtccggcacagtagtggccacgagcacggagtgcctaaaaaaaataaaaaaaaagtctccgaatataccaacttgataAAATACACCCCTAAAGTGCTAGAGGTGTTGTCTGGATAAATTCtgttcctggcccagtgtgcaatgCATTCAATCGTCCGTAGTGTTcacccatgtgctcttgagggttATAGCTTAGCTGACACTtttagatacattcatcagctacaactttgcagaaaccgatttttgaaccaccctaatgaggcaagacggccaccgcaCAAACATCGCTTAAAGTTCTACGTCTAATGAATATTTCTTTAGTTCATATGTTAGGGGAACAGCACTAATTTTgaacctacaagaattctgtagCAATTTTCGAATTTCCATACAAGGTAGGctaaaatcgtatgaatgggtcgaaaactagtaatgggtcgaaaattgatgCTCTTCCCCTTCTTACAAAACAGAGGGTttgtaaaaacatattttcaagcTTACCGTCATAAGGGgttgctttataacaaggtttatcataTGCGGAGCTTTCTAGTAgacaattcgaataactgaaattgcTGTTTTAGTCTCCATtgcatagtggttatcacgctcaaTGGTGTGGATGCTGTAGTGTAGGTGTAGTTGTGAAACTCAGAGGAAAATAGTTTGCACTCTGTCTCAAAAATACCAAGAATctgggtaaaaaaaaaaacaaattgggtAATTTccccatatgcattttgatgagtccggaaacgtgtgcaagttgaggaaagcaaaaacaaactgtgtatgatgaGCGCatatgttcaaatgtcactaagctcctATACGAAATATGTATTACCAATGATTAAAGATATTTGTATAACATTACACTTGGTCAGcaccaaggggtggatcacttgctCAATGCACATCAATTGTACATTCttttgcatcaaatgcattttttttgcgtTCGCATCAACTTACCTTTGGCGTTAACAACACCAACTTATCAACGAATCATTCTATAACAACGCGTATTTGTTTGTGTGTTTTCAAATGGTTTGTACTTCTTGACCCCCTCCATTTGCTTTCGTTATTTATTCCAGGTTATCCGAAAACGATTCACACTGGATTTTAGAGGCATTgtgttaaggaatttctttTTGCCATAAATGTTGTCTTGCGTCCATATGGAAAACGGAAGTACTTTGCAAGGAGGAGCAGATAGAATCTCCTCATGAAGCCCGCGGTTCGTAAAGTTTGTTAACCCTTTGGACCGCCTCTAAATCTTGTGGAACTTACATTTGGTTGGATGGAAAATAACaagataaaaatatataaaattgtgACCAAATGGCTCGTTTTATTTGCAATAGTTGAGAGTGTGAAGGGTacttaacttaaattttaaatttttcctaTTTTCGGCTAGTTTTGCAGTTCGTGAGACTCATTGAATAAGTTTCCATCGGAATGTGTCTTCCAGAATCCTAACATATTTCGCTCCAGAAAATTTGGTAACTCCTTTATTATAAACTTCGTACCGAATCTTGTCTGCAAATTGCCtctcatatttttttcacaCATAATTCCTCGAAGATATTGAACGTATGGTCAGCGGAAAAGACGCTTGACTGGAATAAAAGTATGGTCA includes:
- the LOC110675256 gene encoding protein MLP2-like — its product is MSFQCMRWGLSINYSIKYRNQLQTLQSLYQNECKNHEQARNEIRQLKQKVDTLKTNLLDEKRAHLDKVSKLEESILIKDKLQSQLTHVEEELATAIVNGHGLEYRLKQQEESCLQLTSEKRELLKQIDNLEDNFKNFTLDYENSLTTQTKANKVYEARLEHYQMKLDEANSQIESHETDCQLLKEWNVRLANELAQVKGAYQGTYTFRMRRFLGTLPRRPGFYVQYFLYLFVRDAPLPRRPSYEKREFGRMIAAYPYAGGL